Within the Gloeobacter kilaueensis JS1 genome, the region ATCGCCGAGACCGCCGAGCCCATGCGGTTCGGATCGCTGTAGATAAGCTGGGTAATCGCTTCTCCCGGCCTGCCCTGCCGGACCTGCACGTTCATGCCAAAGTAGCCCTGCAGGTTGCTGTAGGTCTCATCGGAGGCGAGCAATTCGCCGTCGGTAGTGCGCACCTGATAATAAACCGGGGCGAGGGGCCGGTCGCTCTGTCCTTCAAGCCGGTAGGACTGCCCAACCATGAGCACATGGGCCGGGGTGGCAGTACTCAGCCGGATGCCCTGGCGGGCGAACGTATTGGCCCTGAGGGCCGTAACGGGGTTGGTTCGCCTTTGCTTTATACCTGTAGCGCAGTAGGTCTGCCGCTGGCGCGGCACCTCGTCTTTGTCCTGCCTGTCGTCGCCGAAGCGCGAAGGGAGCGAGGTGAGCACCGGATAGAGCGTAAAAGCACCGTAGTGCAGGTGCGGCAATAGACCCGCATCCTGACCGCTCAGGGCGATCACCTCCCCGGCGCTCACGCGCTGGCCGGGCTTTACTTTGATCTGGCTCAAATGGGCGTAGAGCGTGTAGATTCCGCCGCCGTGATCGAGCAGGAGGCTCCGGGCGCTCCCCTCCGCCGCACCGGGTCCGGCACTCTCGATCACCTGGCCTGCCGCCGCTGCCGTCACAGGCGTCCCCACCGGCATCGAAAAGTCCCAGGCGTAGCGGTTGGATAGTTCGTGGTGGCTGTACTGGCCGTTGTTGCCCTGGCTCACCCGGTAGCAGCGCCCCGAGACAAAGGGCAGCTCGAAGCGCACGCCGGTTGCGGTGCCCGGCGCTGTGGCAAGAGCCGGCAGCGAAACCGTAGGCCGATTCATCACCGAAGGCGATGGATCGGCTTGCTGCCGCTTGCTTTCAGCCTTGCGCTCCACCGGCGCAGAACGCCGCTCCGAGGGCATCAGAAACCGCAAGACGGGCTGCAGCGTACCAGAAAAGTAAGCGCCTGCAACCAGCACGAACAGCACGAACAGATTGGATAGACAGCCGGAACCCTGGTCCCTGGAAGGCATAGAGGGTGGAAATCGGATACCTCCAGGCTAGTGTCTGGCCAAGGGTACCTTCAACCCTGGTCTGCATAAACGACTTGGGCTGTCTTCCAGCGACTGTCGGCGCAGGGGCATCTAAAGAATCAGGCTCCTATCGCGACGATCTTCGCTTAGCGCCGCTGCAGCACGTAGAGGATG harbors:
- a CDS encoding M23 family metallopeptidase; the encoded protein is MPSRDQGSGCLSNLFVLFVLVAGAYFSGTLQPVLRFLMPSERRSAPVERKAESKRQQADPSPSVMNRPTVSLPALATAPGTATGVRFELPFVSGRCYRVSQGNNGQYSHHELSNRYAWDFSMPVGTPVTAAAAGQVIESAGPGAAEGSARSLLLDHGGGIYTLYAHLSQIKVKPGQRVSAGEVIALSGQDAGLLPHLHYGAFTLYPVLTSLPSRFGDDRQDKDEVPRQRQTYCATGIKQRRTNPVTALRANTFARQGIRLSTATPAHVLMVGQSYRLEGQSDRPLAPVYYQVRTTDGELLASDETYSNLQGYFGMNVQVRQGRPGEAITQLIYSDPNRMGSAVSAILAGR